In bacterium, one DNA window encodes the following:
- a CDS encoding GAF domain-containing protein has product MSIKDDDQDIKGGIFEKGEEFLDMFRKGQEFTRDLLKDNERLRYRVVQLEESLKRKLEGPVEQGSGIVDEELTSKLARYENRLSELEARLQEIEAENVDFVQRYVDVEEQNNNLANLYVASYQLHSTLDYQEVLQIILEIIINLIGAETFAIYLLDEKLQMLNPEASEGVPVSEIPAVKFGEGVIGNTAKTNESYFNENPSSDLKVLLLDPLVCIPLTIKDDVIGVITLFNLLQQKESFAPVDFELFTLLAGHAATAIFSSKLFTESKRKLSTYQGFLDLLSQ; this is encoded by the coding sequence ATGAGCATTAAGGACGACGATCAGGATATCAAGGGCGGGATTTTCGAGAAGGGTGAAGAGTTCCTGGATATGTTCCGCAAGGGACAGGAATTCACCCGCGACCTGCTGAAGGACAACGAGCGCCTGCGCTACCGTGTCGTTCAGCTTGAGGAGAGCCTGAAAAGAAAACTCGAGGGACCGGTGGAACAGGGATCAGGGATCGTTGACGAGGAATTGACTTCCAAACTGGCGCGATACGAAAACAGGCTCTCTGAACTGGAGGCGCGCCTTCAGGAGATCGAGGCCGAGAACGTGGATTTCGTTCAGCGGTACGTCGATGTCGAGGAACAGAACAATAATCTGGCCAACCTGTATGTCGCCAGTTACCAGCTCCATTCCACCCTCGATTACCAGGAGGTCCTCCAGATAATCCTGGAGATCATCATCAACCTCATCGGAGCGGAGACCTTCGCCATTTACCTCCTGGATGAGAAGCTCCAGATGCTCAATCCGGAGGCTTCAGAGGGGGTGCCGGTCTCAGAGATCCCTGCAGTGAAGTTCGGCGAAGGTGTCATCGGGAACACGGCAAAAACCAACGAAAGTTATTTCAACGAGAACCCTTCCAGTGACCTGAAGGTCCTTTTACTGGATCCGTTGGTCTGTATCCCCCTCACCATCAAGGATGACGTGATCGGGGTTATCACACTTTTCAACCTGCTGCAGCAAAAGGAAAGTTTCGCCCCGGTCGATTTCGAGCTTTTCACCCTGCTGGCAGGGCATGCGGCCACAGCCATTTTCAGTTCGAAGCTTTTCACGGAGTCCAAAAGGAAGCTGAGCACCTACCAGGGTTTTCTGGACCTGCTGAGCCAGTAG
- a CDS encoding response regulator has protein sequence MAALTFLIIEDSPTMRQLIRFALNRIPGAQVVEASDGVDGLKKLSSNKIDLILTDINMPIMDGLKLVNLVRSNEAYKGLPIVIITTEGAREDKERAMALGANAYITKPIQSTTLLSIVKDLLKL, from the coding sequence ATGGCAGCTTTGACTTTTCTGATAATCGAAGATTCCCCCACCATGAGGCAGCTGATCCGTTTTGCCCTCAACAGGATCCCCGGGGCCCAGGTCGTCGAGGCCTCCGACGGTGTGGACGGACTGAAAAAACTGTCCTCCAACAAGATCGACCTTATCCTGACCGATATCAACATGCCGATCATGGACGGGCTCAAGCTCGTGAACCTTGTCCGGTCAAACGAAGCCTACAAAGGGCTCCCAATCGTGATCATTACCACCGAGGGCGCCCGGGAAGACAAGGAAAGGGCCATGGCTCTCGGTGCCAACGCCTATATCACGAAGCCGATCCAGTCAACGACACTTCTGTCTATCGTCAAGGACCTCCTTAAACTATGA
- the leuS gene encoding leucine--tRNA ligase, whose product MSPPRYSPRDIEAKWQKIWEETGLNRSVEDPGAEKFYCLEMFPYPSGDLHMGHMRNYAIGDAYARFLRMKGFNVLYPMGYDAFGLPAENAAITRNVDPAGWTRSSIDKMIAVQKRMGLSYDWERTLATCEPEYYRWNQWIFLKFLENGLAYRHSAPVNWCSSCKTVLANEQVESGCCWRCGTVVRKRDLEQWFLRITSYADELLRDLNRLEDWPERVKTMQKNWIGRSEGAEIDFKVTGSDHVISTFTTRPDTVFGITYMVLAAEHPMVEELVRGTDREKAVMLFAETARGRSHIERTDETKEKEGVDTGRTFINPVNGEQFPIYVADYVVMEYGTGAVMGVPAHDQRDFEFAGKYGLPVVLVIQGEDGPVDGAEMDRAYVEDGIMVNSGPFNGQGNRDAMPGFIRFLEENGWGRAGVSYRLRDWLISRQRYWGTPIPIIYCDSCGTVPVPEEDLPVVLPGDVEFTGEGNPLATSPTFVNTRCPSCSGPARRETDTMDTFIDSSWYPFRYTDPKYDKAPFDPEKAGYWMPVDQYIGGIEHAILHLLYARFFTKGLRDLGLTNADEPFRRLLTQGMVIKDGAKMSKSMGNVVPAAEMMDRYGADTARIFILFASPPEKELEWSDQGVEGSFRFLSRVYRMVTDNLGIFPASARVSAAQQPDDTRMLIQAVHRSTGKVTGDIERRFQFNTAISAIMELVNEILRFVTAGGLHSEDGHREAAIAMETVIRLMAPFAPHLAEELWSMTGHDQSIFLSPWPEFDPELAVSDVVELVVQVNGKVRARFEASPEASGEQLQAQALALPRIQELLMGKEVVKVVAVPGRLVSIVVK is encoded by the coding sequence ATGTCCCCACCCAGGTACTCACCTCGTGATATCGAGGCTAAATGGCAGAAGATCTGGGAAGAGACAGGCTTAAACAGGTCTGTCGAGGATCCCGGGGCCGAAAAGTTCTACTGCCTGGAGATGTTTCCCTACCCTTCGGGAGATCTCCATATGGGGCATATGCGCAACTACGCCATCGGCGACGCCTATGCCCGTTTCCTCCGGATGAAGGGGTTCAACGTCCTTTACCCCATGGGTTATGACGCTTTCGGTCTTCCTGCTGAAAATGCGGCCATTACGAGAAATGTTGACCCGGCCGGGTGGACACGTTCATCCATCGACAAGATGATCGCTGTCCAGAAGAGAATGGGGCTTTCCTACGACTGGGAAAGGACGCTGGCGACCTGCGAGCCGGAGTATTATCGCTGGAACCAGTGGATCTTTCTCAAGTTTCTGGAAAACGGGCTGGCTTACCGGCATTCAGCTCCCGTGAACTGGTGCTCGTCGTGCAAGACGGTTCTGGCCAACGAGCAGGTGGAAAGCGGCTGCTGCTGGCGCTGCGGTACCGTTGTCCGGAAGAGGGATCTGGAGCAGTGGTTCCTGCGGATCACGAGCTATGCCGATGAGCTTCTCAGGGATCTCAACAGGCTTGAGGATTGGCCCGAGCGGGTCAAGACCATGCAGAAAAACTGGATCGGGCGCAGCGAAGGCGCCGAGATCGATTTCAAAGTTACCGGGTCCGACCACGTCATATCCACCTTCACAACAAGGCCTGACACCGTTTTCGGGATCACCTACATGGTTCTTGCCGCGGAACACCCCATGGTGGAGGAGCTTGTCAGGGGGACGGATCGGGAAAAGGCGGTGATGCTTTTTGCCGAAACAGCCAGGGGCAGATCCCACATCGAGCGGACTGACGAAACGAAGGAAAAAGAGGGTGTCGACACGGGCAGGACTTTCATCAACCCGGTCAACGGTGAGCAGTTCCCCATCTACGTGGCCGACTACGTGGTGATGGAGTACGGAACCGGAGCCGTCATGGGTGTGCCGGCTCACGACCAGAGAGACTTTGAATTCGCCGGGAAATACGGATTGCCCGTGGTCCTCGTCATCCAGGGCGAGGATGGTCCTGTCGACGGTGCGGAAATGGATCGCGCCTACGTTGAAGACGGGATCATGGTCAACTCCGGTCCTTTCAACGGACAGGGTAACCGGGATGCCATGCCCGGGTTTATAAGGTTCCTTGAGGAAAACGGATGGGGCAGGGCGGGCGTCAGCTACCGGCTTCGGGACTGGCTTATCAGCCGCCAGCGTTACTGGGGTACTCCCATACCGATCATCTATTGTGACAGCTGCGGGACCGTTCCGGTACCGGAGGAGGACCTGCCTGTTGTTCTTCCGGGTGACGTGGAGTTCACCGGAGAGGGGAACCCCCTGGCCACGTCGCCGACCTTTGTCAACACCAGGTGTCCGTCCTGTTCAGGGCCCGCACGCCGTGAGACGGACACCATGGACACCTTTATCGATTCTTCATGGTACCCCTTCAGGTATACCGATCCGAAGTACGACAAGGCGCCTTTCGATCCGGAAAAGGCGGGTTACTGGATGCCGGTGGACCAGTACATTGGCGGGATCGAACACGCCATACTGCACCTTTTATACGCCAGGTTCTTCACAAAAGGGCTCCGGGATCTGGGCCTCACAAATGCCGATGAGCCGTTCCGGAGACTTCTGACGCAGGGTATGGTCATCAAGGATGGGGCCAAGATGTCCAAGTCCATGGGCAACGTTGTTCCCGCCGCGGAGATGATGGACCGCTATGGGGCCGACACTGCCAGGATCTTTATCCTGTTCGCGTCCCCTCCCGAAAAGGAACTGGAGTGGAGTGACCAGGGTGTGGAAGGTTCATTCAGATTCCTGAGCCGTGTCTACAGGATGGTGACCGATAACCTGGGCATCTTTCCGGCCTCCGCCAGGGTGAGCGCGGCCCAACAGCCTGACGATACAAGGATGCTCATCCAGGCGGTGCACCGCTCCACGGGAAAGGTGACCGGGGACATTGAGAGAAGGTTCCAGTTCAACACGGCCATATCCGCGATCATGGAACTCGTTAACGAGATCCTTCGCTTTGTCACCGCCGGAGGACTCCATTCCGAAGACGGACACCGGGAAGCTGCCATTGCCATGGAAACGGTCATCAGGCTCATGGCCCCCTTTGCCCCCCACCTGGCGGAAGAGCTGTGGAGCATGACCGGCCACGACCAGAGCATCTTCCTGTCACCGTGGCCCGAATTCGATCCTGAACTGGCTGTCAGTGATGTGGTTGAACTCGTGGTCCAGGTCAACGGCAAGGTCAGGGCCCGTTTCGAAGCCTCTCCGGAAGCATCCGGAGAACAGCTCCAGGCCCAGGCGCTCGCCCTTCCGAGGATCCAGGAGCTTCTGATGGGCAAGGAGGTCGTCAAGGTTGTCGCCGTGCCGGGACGGCTGGTTTCCATCGTCGTCAAATGA
- the holA gene encoding DNA polymerase III subunit delta, with the protein MTGSGRRNDRTPAPPAILFISPEPFLLAQAEQEAVHRLMPLENRDLNLLIAYGWETDLGTVVEFLQTLPFLGDRRLLVLREVNKLPDYKELTTYLKDPNPKSTLLMTSSELKRSDSGYRVLSPLCEASELKPPYGRSLAGWVRTRFRNQGKEIDNGLCELLVQISGENLGLLATEIDKVVLSAGDKGSIAEEDLDVSVPGGVEVIFNFLDALGDGDSSRALMSLKSLVDSDNAPEYIVHMMAWHYRQLIRGKDLVRSGLSPGEAALKMGKRYPKIREKFTRHMGRVNEDDLVRALDALATGDLELKRGSIPEAAVLDRMVLELLS; encoded by the coding sequence GTGACCGGTTCCGGGCGAAGGAACGACAGGACTCCAGCTCCACCGGCTATCCTGTTCATCTCCCCGGAACCGTTTCTCCTCGCGCAGGCCGAACAGGAAGCTGTCCATCGGCTGATGCCCCTGGAAAACCGGGACCTGAACCTGTTGATCGCATACGGGTGGGAAACGGACCTGGGAACGGTCGTGGAGTTTCTTCAGACGCTTCCTTTCCTGGGGGACCGCAGGCTCCTCGTTTTGAGAGAGGTCAATAAACTTCCTGATTACAAGGAACTCACAACCTATCTCAAGGATCCCAACCCGAAATCTACTCTTCTCATGACCTCGTCAGAGCTGAAAAGATCCGATTCGGGGTACAGGGTCCTGTCGCCATTGTGTGAGGCATCCGAACTGAAGCCTCCGTACGGGCGGTCCCTGGCTGGTTGGGTAAGGACCCGTTTCCGGAACCAGGGCAAGGAGATCGACAACGGACTGTGTGAGCTTCTCGTCCAGATATCGGGAGAGAACCTGGGATTGCTGGCCACGGAGATCGACAAGGTCGTCCTCAGTGCAGGGGACAAGGGTTCCATTGCCGAGGAGGATCTGGATGTAAGTGTCCCGGGTGGGGTCGAGGTTATCTTCAACTTCCTCGACGCACTGGGTGACGGAGATTCGTCCAGAGCCCTGATGTCCCTTAAGTCCCTGGTCGACAGCGACAACGCGCCTGAATATATCGTCCATATGATGGCGTGGCATTACCGCCAGCTCATAAGGGGGAAGGACCTGGTGAGATCGGGGCTTTCACCAGGTGAAGCGGCGTTAAAGATGGGGAAGAGGTATCCCAAGATCCGGGAAAAGTTCACCCGCCATATGGGGCGGGTGAACGAAGACGATCTGGTGCGGGCTCTGGATGCTCTTGCCACCGGTGATCTGGAGTTGAAGAGGGGATCGATCCCCGAGGCAGCGGTGCTCGACAGGATGGTCCTGGAACTACTCTCCTGA
- the rpsT gene encoding 30S ribosomal protein S20 codes for MATHKSAIKRNRQNTRKQLINQMRRTRIKSLTKEVLTAVESGNQGAAQDALKKAVPVIQRAASRGTLHQNTASRKISRLSKRVNTIPSGE; via the coding sequence TTGGCAACACACAAATCCGCCATTAAAAGAAACCGCCAGAACACCAGGAAACAGCTCATCAACCAGATGAGGCGGACAAGGATCAAGAGCCTCACCAAGGAGGTTCTGACTGCCGTCGAATCGGGTAACCAGGGGGCGGCACAGGACGCGCTGAAAAAAGCGGTTCCGGTCATTCAGAGAGCCGCATCCAGGGGAACCCTTCACCAGAATACGGCCAGCAGGAAGATCTCCCGCCTGTCAAAACGGGTCAATACAATCCCTTCAGGAGAGTAG